Genomic window (Acidobacteriota bacterium):
GCGGTCGGCGCCGACAACAATCGCGCCAATCTTGCCTTGCTTCATCATCGCACCGGACATGTTGTCTGAAATCACGGTGGTTGGAATGCCGTCCTTCATTAACTCCCATGCCGTCAGACGCGACCCTTGCAGGAAGGGCCTCGTTTCGTCGGCATAGACGTGAATCTTCTTTCCGGCTTCGACTGCTGCGCGGATCACACCCAATGCGGTGCCGTAGCCGGCAGTGGCGAGCGCCCCGGCATTGCAGTGCGTCAGGACGCCTCCGCTTGCGGGCATCAGCACGGCTCCGTGCCGTCCCATCGCTTGATTGGCGGCGATGTCTTCGGCGTGCATGCGCCGAGACTCTTCGATGAGAGCCTGTTTGATCTGAGGGATCGGGCGCACGCGCAGGGTTTCAAACTTCGCTTGCATCCGGCGGATCGCCCAGAAAAGATTGACCGCGGTCGGGCGTGTCTGGTGAATGACCTCACAGATCGCATCGAAGTCGCGTTTGAGATCGGCACCATTTTCGGCCTTGGAGTTCTGAACGCCGAGCGCGATACCCATCGCTGCAGCGACGCCGATGGCCGGCGCTCCGCGCACCACCATCGTGGTGATCACGTCCGCGACCTGCTGGTGGGTGGTGCAGTTTACGTAAACTTCTTCGGTCGGCAGCTTCGTCTGATCGATGAAGCGGACGCCTTGGGCGGTCCATTCGAGAGTTTGAATCATGGGAGTCAGTGGATAGTGACTAGTGATTAGTGGATAACAAATTCAACTCAATCATGATCCACTGGCCACTATTCACTTGCCTTTCAGGTGTTGTTTCCTCACATCATTGGCAGTAAATATCGAAACAAACGGTGCGCTCGCAGCGGCTTTTTCTACGTCGGGACGGCCCTTGGCTTCCTCTCGTTCGACCAGGCACATCGCACCGATCACGTCGAATCCAAATTCGCGGGCGGCTTCAATGGCTTGTATCGTCGATGATCCCGTAGTGCAGACGTCGTCTACGATGACTACGCGGGCGCCTTTCTGAGCAAACCCTTCGATGCGGCGGCCGGTGCCGTGCTGCTTCTCTGCTTTGCGAACCAGGAAGCCATGAATCTTGCCGCTGGTGACTGCGACTGCGACGACGATCGGGTCGGCACCCATCGTGAGCCCGCCGATCGCATCCGGTTCCCAGCCTTGCTCGCGGATTGTCTCGAGAAAAACTTGCCCCGTCAATTGCGCCCCACGCGCGTCGAGCGTCGTGGTGCGGCAGTCGACGTAATAGTCACTGGTTCCGCCGGATGACAACTTGAATTCCCCGAGGCGAAATGACTGCCGCGCTAGCATTTCCAACAGCTCTTGTCGTGCGATGGACATGAAGTTCTACGATAGCAGAGATGCAGTTGCCGGTTCTCAGTTCTCAGAAAATACCGCTGCCATCAGACACTGAGAACCGGGAACTGAGAACTGCTCTGCTACTGATTCAGTTTTTCCATATGCCGGAAGCCGTCGGTGGCGGCGAAGAGCAGCGTCATGATGGTTGCGTTGTACCCGACGTGCACAAGGAATCCCGCGGCCACCGAGTTCTTATTTTCACGAACAATGGCGAGCACCACGCCGACGATCGAGATCAGCGACACTGAGAGCCACGAGTAGCCGTACTGGGAGGCATGCACCAGTCCAAATCCCAGCGCGGTGATGAAGACTCCTACGGCCACCCCGCAACGCTGCTGCAACGCCGGCGTGGTGACGAAGACACCCGCGATCACCGCGAAACGACGCTTCAATACCGGATAGAGAAATCCTCGAAAGAATAGTTCTTCCATCAGCGGGCCCAGCGTGATGCTGAAAATCGCGATCAGAGCCACTGTGTAAGGGCGTCGCATGAGTGCATCGAAAGGCGTTTCTTTGGGAATGAAACGTTTAAGTTTCCATTCGATCACCAGGAAGATCGCCTGCAGCAGTACTCCGCCGAGCAGATACCAACTCGTCGATGGTGGCCAATTCCAGCGAATGGCATCCCAAAACCGGGGACAATGCCGCTCCCTGGTCACCAGGATGTACATGTAGCCGAGCAGAGCCACGTAGGCTCCCATCTGTCCGATGATTTCCAGTTCCGGATGCGCACCCAGGGCATTGGCTCGACCTTTCAGGGAAGAGCCGGAACTAATGAGCAGCAGCACGACCACGGTCGCGAACAGCGCGACTACTCCCATCAGGAGAATGCGGAGAACATCCCAGCCGCTCCAGGGTGGATCTTTGGGAGCGACGCTTACGATGGCGGGTGGCGCGTCGGGAACGCCGGGCACAACCGCTTCGCTGGCGGTTACGGGTGCTGGATCCGCATTTTCTGGAAATGAATTCAATGAACTTCCTGCGCGCTGGGTTGTGCGTTCCCAGCCGGTTTCACACCGTTGAAATAGGTGGCGAGCGCCTGTCCAGTGTAAGACTTTTTCACGCGCGCGACCTGCTCCGGAGTGCCTTGGGCGACAATGCGTCCGCCTTCTTCTCCACCTTCAGGGCCAAGGTCGACAACCCAATCAGCATTGCGGATGACGTCGAGGTTGTGCTCGATGATGATCACGGAATTTCCGAGATCGGCAAGGCGGTGCAAAACGTCGAGCAGTTTGCGGACGTCATCGAAGTGCAGGCCTGTGGTCGGCTCGTCCAGCAGATACAGAGTCTTGCCGGTCTGGCGCTTGCTCAGTTCGCGCGCCAGTTTGATGCGTTGCGCTTCACCGCCGGAAAGGGTCACGGCAGATTGACCGAGATGGATGTATCCCAGTCCGACGTCGACCAGCGTTTGCAGTTTCTGTTTTACCTGCGGAATGTTTTCGAGAATCGTGAGCGCGTCCGAGACCGGAGACTCGAGCACGTCGGCGATGGAATATCCCTTGTACCGGACGGCGAGAGTTTCGTGATTGTAGCGGCGGCCGCCGCAGACTTCGCACTGGACATACACATCGGGCAGGAAGTTCATCTCGATGCGGCGCTGGCCTTCTCCCTGGCATGCTTCGCAGCGTCCGCCGGAGACATTGAACGAGAAACGGCCGGGCTTGTAACCGCGTTCGCGCGACTCGGGCAACATGGCGTAGAGATCGCGGATCTGAGAAAACATTCCGGTATAGGTGGCCGGATTCGAGCGCGGCGTGCGTCCGATGGGCGACTGGTCGATGCGAATCACTTTGTCGACCAGATCAGACCCAGTGATGGATTTATGCGCGCCGGGTTCTTCGCGGGAACGGTAAAGCTGTTTCGCCAACGCGCGGTACAGGATGTCATTCACGAGCGTCGATTTCCCCGAACCGGAGACGCCGGTCACCACGGTCATTACTCCGAGAGGAAAGACCACGTCGAGATTTTTCAGATTGTTCTCGCGCGCGCCAAGGATCGCAATTGCTTTGCCATTGGGACTGCGCCGTTCGGTCAGCATGGTGATGCTCTGCCGTCCGGACATGTACGCGCCGGTAAGGGAATCGGCGGAATCCAGAATCTGTTTGGGCGTGCCGCTGGCGACGAGTTCGCCGCCGTGACGTCCGGCGCCGGGTCCAAGATCGATTACGTAGTCGGCGCGGCGGATCGTCTCTTCGTCGTGTTCGACGACCAGCACGGTGTTGCCGAGGTCGCGCAGGTTTTCAAGGGCCGACAGAAGGCGGCCATTGTCGCGGTGATGCAGGCCAATCGAGGGCTCGTCGAGAACGTAGAGAACGCCGCGCAACTTGGAGCCAATCTGCGTTGCCAGGCGGATACGCTGCCCTTCGCCGCCAGAAAGGGTTGCTGCCGAGCGGCTGAGCGAGATGTATCCCAACCCAACTTCGTGCAGGAACTGAAGGCGCTCGGTGATCTCGTGCACAATGCGTCCGGCAATCGTCTCTTCCCTGCCCGCGAGCTTGATCTTGCGCGCAGTGTCGAGGGCCCGCGACACCGGGAGCGAAGTGAAATCAGCGATCGACATACCGTTGACCTTTACGGCCAGACTTTCCGGGCGAAGGCGGTTGCCATGACATACCGGACACACCGTCGCCGACATGTAGTCGAGCAGATATTCGCGGTAGGTATCGGAGCTGGACCCTTCGAGATTCTGTTTCAGGTGACCGAGAATTCCGAGGAAGCCGGTCTTGCCGCCGCGAGCTGGTTCACCGTAGAGCAGAAGACTCTGGATCTTGTCAGGAAGTTTTTCAAAGGGCGTAGATAAGTCAACCTTGTACGCTTCCGCCACCAGTTGCAATCCATGGGTCAGATTTTGTGATGCGGATCCCGGACCAAGACCGCCGTCAAGCACGGGTTTTGACCAATCCACGATCACTTTCGCCGGATCGAAATCGTAACGGCTACCGAGGCCGTGACATTCCGGGCAGGCGCCGTAAGAACTATTGAACGAAAACGATCGGGGCTCGAGTTGCGGCACACTGATTCCGCAATCGGGGCATGCGAGACGGGATGAGTACAAAGTCTCATCGCCGTTGACGACAGAAACGAGCACCAGGCCGCCGCCCAGCTTCATGGCGAGCCCGACCGAAAGTTCCAGGCGATGCTCGATCCCGGGCTTCACGAGCAGACGATCAATCACGACTTCGATGGTGTGATTCTTCCGCTTGTCAAGGTTGAGATCGTCTTCCAGATTGACCAGTTCCCCGTCGACGCGGGCGCGGCTGAAGCCGTGTTCAACCAGCTTCTCCATTTCTTTTTTGAACTCGCCTTTGCGGCCGCGTACGATCGGCGCCATGATCATGACGCGGTCGTCCGGAGTTAGAGCGAGAACGCGCTGCACGATCTGCTCCGCCGATTGGCGCGTGATGGGCTTGCCGCACGTGGGGCAGTGCGGTATTCCAATCGAGGAGTACAGCAAGCGCAGGTAGTCGTAAATCTCGGTAATGGTTCCTACCGTCGATCGAGGACTACGACTGGTGGTCTTCTGCTCAATCGAGATCGACGGGCTCAGGCCGTCGATGGCGTCCACGTCGGGACGCTCCATCTGATCGAGAAACTGGCGGGCGTAAGCGGAGAGGGTTTCCACGTACCGCCGCTGGCCTTCGGCGTAAATCGTGTCAAACGCGAGCGAAGACTTGCCGGAACCGCTCAATCCGGTAATCACCGTAAGAGTGTTCCGTGGGATCTCCACGTCGATATTCTTCAGGTTGTGCTGGCGCGCGCCGCGCACTGAAATCTTCGTAATGGCCATCAGAACGCAAAATAATGGACTTCCGTAACGTGGACGGGGCCCCAGAAATGTTGGAGAGTGAGTATACGTGGTTCGACTACCGTATCTTAGTCGTTAACAGGAACGGGCGTCAAACACGGATACAGTAAACATTTGGCCGCTGGCTGACATCCAAGCAGTTGCTGGTAAAGGTGATCGAACTGTGAACGCCCTTTTAGTTGTTCTTGCGATTGGAAGTACTGCAATTATTGGTGTGGCACTCGGCGTTTTCAGCGCCTACTACGCTTTGACCGGACTGCTGGCAGCCTGCAATCCTTCCCGTCCCATATCCCGCACTGGTCCGGTCCTCGTTCCGCAGCAAAGTTCAGCTAGCGGCGACTAGCCTCGTCTTTTCGCAAAGCGAGGAGCGACACCTGCCCTACCTTAATTCCCGTGATCTTAATTGTTGTCGTCTGACTGGGGTTGAGGATTGGGCAACAATCTTCCTCCGTTCGGTGCATGCTGGCGCAGCATTTCCAGAATCTGCTCTGGCGACTTGGGGCCGGCATTCGGTTGGGAACCGTCGGCTGGAGGAACTGCACCGGGTGGAGTCTGACCCTGATCCTTGGCCTGATCCTCATCGCCGGTATCGTCTTCCTCTTTGTCTTCGGCATCAGCCTCCTCGTCAGAGGCCGGTTGTTGCACAACGGGTCCACCAGGGCCCATTCCCGGGGCCATCACGGCTTGCTGTGGTTCGTACTGCACCGGAGGCGGGCTGGCGGTCTGAGCACCA
Coding sequences:
- the mtnA gene encoding S-methyl-5-thioribose-1-phosphate isomerase — translated: MIQTLEWTAQGVRFIDQTKLPTEEVYVNCTTHQQVADVITTMVVRGAPAIGVAAAMGIALGVQNSKAENGADLKRDFDAICEVIHQTRPTAVNLFWAIRRMQAKFETLRVRPIPQIKQALIEESRRMHAEDIAANQAMGRHGAVLMPASGGVLTHCNAGALATAGYGTALGVIRAAVEAGKKIHVYADETRPFLQGSRLTAWELMKDGIPTTVISDNMSGAMMKQGKIGAIVVGADRIAANGDVANKIGTYTVAVLAKEHGIPFYVAAPISTVDLDTPDGSKIPIEQRNPREVTHIAGKQMVPDGVEVENPAFDVTPAKYVNAIITERGIARAPYEQSLRDLAKDHA
- the pyrE gene encoding orotate phosphoribosyltransferase, with translation MSIARQELLEMLARQSFRLGEFKLSSGGTSDYYVDCRTTTLDARGAQLTGQVFLETIREQGWEPDAIGGLTMGADPIVVAVAVTSGKIHGFLVRKAEKQHGTGRRIEGFAQKGARVVIVDDVCTTGSSTIQAIEAAREFGFDVIGAMCLVEREEAKGRPDVEKAAASAPFVSIFTANDVRKQHLKGK
- a CDS encoding CPBP family intramembrane metalloprotease, whose translation is MNSFPENADPAPVTASEAVVPGVPDAPPAIVSVAPKDPPWSGWDVLRILLMGVVALFATVVVLLLISSGSSLKGRANALGAHPELEIIGQMGAYVALLGYMYILVTRERHCPRFWDAIRWNWPPSTSWYLLGGVLLQAIFLVIEWKLKRFIPKETPFDALMRRPYTVALIAIFSITLGPLMEELFFRGFLYPVLKRRFAVIAGVFVTTPALQQRCGVAVGVFITALGFGLVHASQYGYSWLSVSLISIVGVVLAIVRENKNSVAAGFLVHVGYNATIMTLLFAATDGFRHMEKLNQ
- the uvrA gene encoding excinuclease ABC subunit UvrA; translation: MAITKISVRGARQHNLKNIDVEIPRNTLTVITGLSGSGKSSLAFDTIYAEGQRRYVETLSAYARQFLDQMERPDVDAIDGLSPSISIEQKTTSRSPRSTVGTITEIYDYLRLLYSSIGIPHCPTCGKPITRQSAEQIVQRVLALTPDDRVMIMAPIVRGRKGEFKKEMEKLVEHGFSRARVDGELVNLEDDLNLDKRKNHTIEVVIDRLLVKPGIEHRLELSVGLAMKLGGGLVLVSVVNGDETLYSSRLACPDCGISVPQLEPRSFSFNSSYGACPECHGLGSRYDFDPAKVIVDWSKPVLDGGLGPGSASQNLTHGLQLVAEAYKVDLSTPFEKLPDKIQSLLLYGEPARGGKTGFLGILGHLKQNLEGSSSDTYREYLLDYMSATVCPVCHGNRLRPESLAVKVNGMSIADFTSLPVSRALDTARKIKLAGREETIAGRIVHEITERLQFLHEVGLGYISLSRSAATLSGGEGQRIRLATQIGSKLRGVLYVLDEPSIGLHHRDNGRLLSALENLRDLGNTVLVVEHDEETIRRADYVIDLGPGAGRHGGELVASGTPKQILDSADSLTGAYMSGRQSITMLTERRSPNGKAIAILGARENNLKNLDVVFPLGVMTVVTGVSGSGKSTLVNDILYRALAKQLYRSREEPGAHKSITGSDLVDKVIRIDQSPIGRTPRSNPATYTGMFSQIRDLYAMLPESRERGYKPGRFSFNVSGGRCEACQGEGQRRIEMNFLPDVYVQCEVCGGRRYNHETLAVRYKGYSIADVLESPVSDALTILENIPQVKQKLQTLVDVGLGYIHLGQSAVTLSGGEAQRIKLARELSKRQTGKTLYLLDEPTTGLHFDDVRKLLDVLHRLADLGNSVIIIEHNLDVIRNADWVVDLGPEGGEEGGRIVAQGTPEQVARVKKSYTGQALATYFNGVKPAGNAQPSAQEVH